The following are encoded together in the Salvia hispanica cultivar TCC Black 2014 chromosome 6, UniMelb_Shisp_WGS_1.0, whole genome shotgun sequence genome:
- the LOC125194363 gene encoding putative E3 ubiquitin-protein ligase RING1b isoform X2 has protein sequence MNSVITVSLSEVRSNVQCAICLGVLKSTRAVMGCLHRFCKECIDKSMRLGNKECPACRKHCASRRSLRDDLVFDKIIGSLFPDLEKYEKELQASINGCHQRQAEGRKPRKGKVAAARVDRECSRQSGSKLKFGGPSNGGTSGMIYKDDHHQPPVSAIPSPCIVADQVGAEGASSPAKTNLPGWGGAGFRSQARRAATGKGTQSSRVERLAEHLANVEKSDNKHVVTTHLQSDKLIWLKDCNDSALADVELIDKAEAKARANEKAKAPHISVCFGYHKEAGEIVG, from the exons atgaactC AGTCATTACTGTGTCACTTTCTGAAGTTCGCAGCAATGTGCAATGCGCCATTTGTTTAG GCGTATTGAAGAGCACAAGGGCTGTAATGGGATGCTTACACCGCTTTTGCAAAGAATGCATAGACAAATCTATGAGGCTGGG GAACAAGGAATGCCCTGCTTGCCGTAAGCACTGTGCAAGCCGTCGCTCTTTGAGAGATGATTTAGTCTTCGATAAAATAATTGGCTCTCTGTTTCCAGATTTggaaaagtatgagaaagag CTTCAAGCATCAATTAACGGATGCCACCAACGACAAGCAGAAGGTAGAAAGCCGCGTAAGGGTAAGGTAGCAGCAGCAAGAGTGGATCGAGAATGTTCTAGGCAGAGTGGCTCGAAATTAAAGTTTGGTGGTCCGAGCAATGGAGGGACGAGTGGGATGATCTACAAAGATGATCATCATCAGCCTCCTGTCTCTGCAATCCCATCTCCTTGCATAGTTGCTGATCAAGTAGGTGCAGAGGGCGCCTCGTCTCCAGCAAAAACAAACTTGCCCGGCTGGGGTGGAGCCGGCTTCAGAAGCCAGGCTCGACGTGCTGCAACTGGCAAAGGCACGCAGAGCAGCAGAGTGGAGAGACTGGCAGAACATCTAGCAAATGTGGAGAAGAGTGATAACAAG CATGTTGTGACTACACACCTCCAAAGTGACAAACTTATATGGCTCAAAGATTGCAACGATTCTGCGTTGGCCGATGTTGAGCTAATTGACAAGGCTGAGGCGAAGGCGCGGGCCAACGAGAAGGCGAAGGCGCCACATATATCAG TCTGTTTTGGATATCATAAGGAAGCAGGAGAGATTGTTggctga
- the LOC125194363 gene encoding putative E3 ubiquitin-protein ligase RING1b isoform X1, which yields MNSVITVSLSEVRSNVQCAICLGVLKSTRAVMGCLHRFCKECIDKSMRLGNKECPACRKHCASRRSLRDDLVFDKIIGSLFPDLEKYEKEELVLYEKEKEVNVKLQASINGCHQRQAEGRKPRKGKVAAARVDRECSRQSGSKLKFGGPSNGGTSGMIYKDDHHQPPVSAIPSPCIVADQVGAEGASSPAKTNLPGWGGAGFRSQARRAATGKGTQSSRVERLAEHLANVEKSDNKHVVTTHLQSDKLIWLKDCNDSALADVELIDKAEAKARANEKAKAPHISVCFGYHKEAGEIVG from the exons atgaactC AGTCATTACTGTGTCACTTTCTGAAGTTCGCAGCAATGTGCAATGCGCCATTTGTTTAG GCGTATTGAAGAGCACAAGGGCTGTAATGGGATGCTTACACCGCTTTTGCAAAGAATGCATAGACAAATCTATGAGGCTGGG GAACAAGGAATGCCCTGCTTGCCGTAAGCACTGTGCAAGCCGTCGCTCTTTGAGAGATGATTTAGTCTTCGATAAAATAATTGGCTCTCTGTTTCCAGATTTggaaaagtatgagaaagag GAATTGGTTCTGTATGAAAAGGAGAAGGAAGTTAATGTGAAG CTTCAAGCATCAATTAACGGATGCCACCAACGACAAGCAGAAGGTAGAAAGCCGCGTAAGGGTAAGGTAGCAGCAGCAAGAGTGGATCGAGAATGTTCTAGGCAGAGTGGCTCGAAATTAAAGTTTGGTGGTCCGAGCAATGGAGGGACGAGTGGGATGATCTACAAAGATGATCATCATCAGCCTCCTGTCTCTGCAATCCCATCTCCTTGCATAGTTGCTGATCAAGTAGGTGCAGAGGGCGCCTCGTCTCCAGCAAAAACAAACTTGCCCGGCTGGGGTGGAGCCGGCTTCAGAAGCCAGGCTCGACGTGCTGCAACTGGCAAAGGCACGCAGAGCAGCAGAGTGGAGAGACTGGCAGAACATCTAGCAAATGTGGAGAAGAGTGATAACAAG CATGTTGTGACTACACACCTCCAAAGTGACAAACTTATATGGCTCAAAGATTGCAACGATTCTGCGTTGGCCGATGTTGAGCTAATTGACAAGGCTGAGGCGAAGGCGCGGGCCAACGAGAAGGCGAAGGCGCCACATATATCAG TCTGTTTTGGATATCATAAGGAAGCAGGAGAGATTGTTggctga
- the LOC125194360 gene encoding putative E3 ubiquitin-protein ligase RING1b isoform X3 — protein sequence MNSVITVSLSEVRSNVQCAICLGVLKSTRAVMGCLHRFCKECIDKSMRLGNKECPACRKHCASRRSLRDDLVFDKIIGSLFPDLEKYEKEELVLYEKEKEVNVKLQASINGCHQRQAEGRKPRKGKVAAARVDRECSRQSGSKLKFGGPSNGGTSGMIYKDDHHQPPVSAIPSPCIVADQVGAEGASSPAKTNLPGWGGAGFRSQARRAATGKGTQSSRVERLAEHLANVEKSDNKHVVTTHLQSDKLIWLKDCNDYALADVELIDKAEAKAPHISKSVLDIVRKRERLLAEMKN from the exons GAAGTTCGCAGCAATGTGCAATGCGCCATTTGTTTAG GCGTATTGAAGAGCACAAGGGCTGTAATGGGATGCTTACACCGCTTTTGCAAAGAATGCATAGACAAATCTATGAGGCTGGG GAACAAGGAATGCCCTGCTTGCCGTAAGCACTGTGCAAGCCGTCGCTCTTTGAGAGATGATTTAGTCTTCGATAAAATAATTGGCTCTCTGTTTCCAGATTTggaaaagtatgagaaagag GAATTGGTTCTGTATGAAAAGGAGAAGGAAGTTAATGTGAAG CTTCAAGCATCAATTAACGGATGCCACCAACGACAAGCAGAAGGTAGAAAGCCGCGTAAGGGTAAGGTAGCAGCAGCAAGAGTGGATCGAGAATGTTCTAGGCAGAGTGGCTCGAAATTAAAGTTTGGTGGTCCGAGCAATGGAGGGACGAGTGGGATGATCTACAAAGATGATCATCATCAGCCTCCTGTCTCTGCAATCCCATCTCCTTGCATAGTTGCTGATCAAGTAGGTGCAGAGGGCGCCTCGTCTCCAGCAAAAACAAACTTGCCCGGCTGGGGTGGAGCCGGCTTCAGAAGCCAGGCTCGACGTGCTGCAACTGGCAAAGGCACGCAGAGCAGCAGAGTGGAGAGACTGGCAGAACATCTAGCAAATGTGGAGAAGAGTGATAACAAG CATGTTGTGACTACACACCTCCAAAGTGACAAACTTATATGGCTCAAAGATTGCAACGATTATGCGTTGGCCGATGTTGAGCTAATTGACAAGGCTGAGGCGAAGGCGCCACATATATCAA AGTCTGTTTTGGATATCGTAAGGAAGCGGGAGAGATTGTTggctgaaatgaaaaattaa